The nucleotide window TTAACTATCAGTAATAGTAGTATATATTTAACGTCATTTTGTTTTTGACTTGTATTTGGTAGCACTGAGCAACAATTGTTTTAGAAAACGGGGGACCCTGGAATGGATGGACAAGAGCACGCTCTTGAGTAGAAGGTGCATATGACGCGCAAGACCTAGCTCAACTTTGGTGTTTGCATCGTAAAATATCCAAAGGGGAAAAGAGAAGTTATGTGAGTGCGTCTTTTTTATTCACTTGTCCTCTGCTGCGTTTTGTGCGTGACAGTCAGTCAGCCAAAGATAAGCCCTCGCAAAAAGAGTGGCGATCCGTTTAGCACCATCTACAACCTCCAAATTATATTCTCTACCCTCCTTAtttataacatctaaattaaatttacattttttatttttaaatttttttatttattattaacaactttaaaataattgtcaCTTTTTGATAGGCTATACATGGTGATGAGCTTGTAAGAAAAAGATTTGAGTTTGATTTCATGTAATAATCCTTAAAaagaatagatttttttttaattgtgattaaattttaaccaaaaatcAATCTCATAATTTGTCCGCAAAGTATTAAAGCTAACCAAGAAAACTTGGGTATCCATGGAGAGCTTAAGTTCCCTAATTTCAATGgtatcaaataaaataagttaataattttgatgaaatgaatcttatataaataagaagaaaaaaaaaagattcccTTATCCTCTGTATCTCCCAGCCGTTCGATCTTTACACGTAATTCCATGACATGAAATTTGAGCTGTTGGATGAGATACTCTACTATATGATGGTCCCACCCGCACTCATCGTATCCTCCGCCCACCCTTTTCGCCCAAAACCGGCGAAAGCTGATTCTGGTTTGCCAGCTATCACACTGTGGGTGCTCGCATTGCAAGAGAAAAAGTCCACCGCTAGATATGCACTATGGACTTTATATTCTAACAATCTACGGTGTGTGTAATCTATGCGCAAAATTAGGAGGAGAAAGACAATTTGGATTGAATGGCCtcagtttttatgtttttaatttaaaatttggttttttggttattaaatttttttctttacgaATATCAATGGAAAGATGGGGATTGCTTTCCCAGGTTTTTCAAAGAATATACCTTTTGGTATGCGGATCCTAGAATGCACGTGCCATGTTTCAGAATGAGTCATCGGCTCTCACACTAAGTCACCACTCACCAACACTGCATTTTCGAAcgatgataatataaattaaatactatGTTGTTCctgtattatttttaaacaaaaatataacgaAATAAATAGGAAAAGAAAGTAGAAGAAACAACCAATAAAAGTGGCATCGTGGATCTCGAGTCTGGACTTGGAGCATGTGTGCTTCTTTGTCCCACCAGATCTTCCCTCTATATCTTATTCTTACTACTTGCATAGTACTATCacttttttaagaaagaaaaaaaaaattgtgcaattaGGTGTCTTTATACTGTGCGGTGTGGGCAGTAGTTAATTCATGACATTACATGAAAAAAATGTCTTGGATCACAATTCACACCTTTTTGTTTTATAACAAGCCTCTCTGAGATCAATTCAGCTTCAACTCTTGCTCATTTTGCTTAATATCTAAGTAAATatgaatgaaaacaaaaaaatttagtcaTGAAAAACTGTAGAGCAATATTGGTCGGAGGATCGTCTATATATTCAAGCgtgttatttattcatttattgggGGTACCTCAAGGTTGAAATATGACTCCATAAACAGTTATCCCAATGTGGGAATGCCCTAGTACAATTGTGTCATCACTATTTGATCTTCAACTATCAAGATATCTAATCTTAACATTTTGTCAAACTAATCCTTCATGAACTGAATGTAGTAGCCAAGTTTTAAAGCCAACTCGATCTAAGAGGACGATTTCTGATTTTGTCGATTATTTATTTGAGGGGTGTGTATAAAATACTTTTCCAAGCAATTGACAAAAAGGGATTTGAATGTCGTGTGAAATGTTAAATGAATTGTGGAAGTGGGAAAAATAATACAAGTGGAGGTAAAGGTTTGGAGCGGTAGACTGAGAGTGACGTGTGTCCATCCCCAGTTCTCCACAAACCACAATCGTCCCTTTCACCACTTTCTCATTCAAGGACCTTTGGAATGGCCAAGCTAATGCCACGTCTGCCACTGCAAATTTCCTTTCACTCACCTCACATGCCTCTTTTTTCATCAGAAAAAATCTCCCCTCAATTGGAAGCATATTCTTAGCTTCATTATATCGAATTTCCTGAAATACTTGTGttgcatatatataaaaaagttttagaGTCTGTTTACAAATTACAGATGTGAATTGGTACACGTAAAGAGAAATTGTgccacaaaaaagagaaaacacaCGCACACAACTAGCATATATAATCACTGAGTGCGTGTGACTAGAGATGTCAATGACTAAAAAATTTGCCGTGAAATGTTATCGAAGatatacactttttaatttcaacTACATTATAAATCggagaaatttattaaaaatcacgtAATTATATGAATTTCATTAACTATTTATTAAATCTCACTCTaacttcttaatttttaattaatactataAAAAAGATCTGGtttagatatttaaataaaatgtcatgtttgaatcttgtaaaaaaaataatatgaataagAGAGAAGAACTTACTAGCAAAGATAAGTTAtttcttaacaaaaaataactattaactAAGTCTCCTAGATATTCCACacttataatatgataaaaaaatattaaaaatttggtgttaatgtttttcttttaaggtTAACCTAATCGAGGaaagtaagaaagaaaaaaagttatgtatttgaatatttcattaagaaaaatcaataaactaACGACTAATATTTGTAGTAACTATTGACATggtgattgaaaagaaaatgaaagagaaaaaaattatgggtttaaattccttttattaatattctaataaaaaaaattaacaattcaaattaaaaataactaatattcattgattaaaaaaagagctaaataaatatttttattagaaatcacaGCTGAAATACTTTAAAGATTACAATGGGATAAGTTGGTAtccttttttcataaaatcttcTTACTTTAAATATCCTGATCTGTGTCTTTACGGCATTTATTTATATCTTCCTTAAAAAAACAGTATCCTTTCTACACTTGAGCTTATATTGCAATTATTCTCTTAGCACACAAATGAATTCAGGTTGCAGCTAGAATGAAAGACGAGCAACGAGAACGCACCCGATACATGTAGTCAACAAATTGACCTTAAGAATAGAAAGGAATAACAAGAACGTATATAGTTTCTCATCGCTGCATAAGGTATATTCCAAGACTTATACAAATGTAGTTTCTTCACGCTTCACCCATAGTGCAGTATCtacagaatatatatatatatatattatattcttatGCTTGTAATAATGTTAGCCGCCCTATAACAAGGGACACTTGAGTCTTGTATTGTCTGGTTGGAAGAACATGTTCttttccaataatggttccTTTAGAGGAACGTACGTCAACCATGTCTCTACTGTTTATAGCAATTGTTCAGATTTTATACTAGGTTTCTTTGGCTGGAATTTATATACAAGAGAAGATTTCCGTAAGAATCACTTCTCCATAAACTGTCATACAAAAAAATCTTGGGCGATTTCTGAATGGGCCTTCCTCCGAGTTCAGTTTGCCCATTTTTTGGTCGAAAGTTAGCCCATATAAAAATGCCCACAATTTGTGAGATTGTCCACTTTAAAATAGTGTGTTACTTTGGGCATTCAACAATTTTGTTGGGACACCCAGAACCCTAGGTGAAAGGGCTAAAATGCCCTTCATCCTCTTAATATAAATAGGACTATAGTGTGTATCCGTACGATTCCACCAtagtgcttcttcttccttcgtgTTGTGTTTCTTCTTCCTTGTGGTGGTCTCCTTCATTCTCCTTCTGCTTCTTCGTTCTCCTTCACGCACGTCGTGATCTCCTTCATTCTCCTCGTGATCTCCTTCATTCTCTTGGTAGTTCGTGGTTCTTCCTCgttgtgattctttttcttcttggttgcagttcttcttcttccttcactTCCTGCGCGGCtgtgattcttctttttcctattccCTGTGTCATTTCACTCTGTTGGTGCTTCTTATTCTTCCTTCGTGAGTGGTGGATGTTGTTGATATTGGTTTGATGTTGTTGTTTGAAGCAATATCACAAACAAAAATGACATTGTTCTGGAAAAACCCTATAGGGATCATCAATCCGTATGGGTCATATGAATTGGCAATCCGTATGTGTCATACGGATTGATAGTccgtatggtttttttttttttttgttaaatagtttttttcttctatttttttttgaaatttctgtttacattgtaaatatatatttatcaattattatttaaattgttttatagTGTAATATTGTTTTGTAATattagtgaaattttataattttttttatttatatgttaattattgattttatttataaaaaaatatattagttattactaagattagattagattgttaaaattaagattagattggtgaaacaattaatttttaatatttttatattatatttgtttaacttttgaaaaaatcaaaacaaatatttaaaagaattgaatttgttagttatgaaaaatattgaaatcataattaaaaataatttaaatttgttagatgcaaaaaaatttcaaacaaaaaatttaaataattaaaatttgttataaaaatattgaaacataatttttaattgtacaataaatcttttagttataaaaaattatgaaaccaaaatttccaatttaaaataggataaaattgttactttaagataatgattgaaataaaatttaaaaatatatttaatttggtagttataaaaaatattgaaaccatttaagatttaaaatataataagattgttagtttaagataatgattgaaatcaaatttaaaaatatattaaatttgatagttataaaaaatattgaaaccaaaatttaaaaacttttaaaaaagttagaaaCATATGAATTATTGATCTATATGagtcatacggattgacaattcatatgtttctaatttttttttatgtacttctcttcctttttcggcaaTGAATAACCACTCAATTTCATCGTATCTTCTTGAACAACGCACATACACCATCAAAGACAATTTTTCCCTCTATATTTGATTGGAGGAAactaaaattaatgataaacatAATTGAGAGACTAAGGTTAGTTAGAAAAAAGTTTAGAGTATAGTTTTGTCAATATAAATTATGTCACGCAAGTAAAGCACGAATCCCATATGCATGGATTGCCAATTTGCCATTGCAAGCTTGAATTCCTCGGTTTCCATAAGTGGTGGTTGAGGAGTAGGATTATTAAGGAGCTTAATTCCAAAATGTACATCAAGAAAATTGAGATGATGAGGGGaatgaactaaaaaaatccAAGAAAACAATCAATCTTTTAGGAACAAAACAATTAATCATACATGCATGTTaatcattatttaataaattctaaATAAGCAGAATAAATAACGACGTCGTCGACCTTAAGCCGTGGAGCCGTCATATACATCTAGTAAAGTTTGATTACTAAGAGTATGACAGAACTCCCACGTCGTATGATATATCCCTCCAAcacattagaagaaaaaaaaacgattACATAGATGACACAAAATAAGAAACCATGCATAAAAAGAAATTCTTCCCTGGgttgatttatttattgttcACTAATCACCAACATTCGAACAAGTTAATATCCGCACGAAGCCTGAAATAAACTTCCCCTTCAAATGCATCCGTAGAGAGAGTGGCCACACCCCTAGTCATGAAGAAGTCACCAGTCCCTCCAATTACCGAAATGTCCCTGGTCTTATTCATCAGAGGGTCAGCACCGGCGAAGTTAATGGTACCCCTAAGCTGGGTAGAGttgaagacaaaggagaagccAAGCCAAGCGGTGAAAATGTCCTTCTTATCGTAAATGTAGAACCCTTGGGCACGTCCAACCGGTGGCGAGTGCAAGTTGTTGTCCAAGGTGATGGGGTCATCGAACACAACCACGTCACCGAAGTGGTTATGCCCCGCTAGTATGGTCCTGTTGCCCCATGCGGGTGTGCCCACAATTGCCGAAGTCGCATTCTTGCCGTTGTGACCGTTGTAAATTATGTCGTGGAAGTAAAACACCAACTTCTTGCACGGTTCGCCAAcccttttttttctccaatGGTGTGGAGAAGCGGAACATCCCACCCTGATCACTAGCAAGAACAAGATAACCGAAACGAGCCTCGTCGTGAGCTccattaattgttgttgttgattacTTGCCTGACTCAATGTGTCACGAAATTGGAATTTATAAGCAGTACTCTAGACTTCAACAGTAAAGCAAAGTTACCaccattaattaaatatatccgTGCCATGGCAATGTACAAGGTTAGGAATAATGCTTTTTCTATGCTTAGATAAAGTTTTTTAAGTTGACTAAATAACACaaagtttctttttttggtttgagGTTTCTCTAAAGAACATTATCTTAGCTGGTCTTTTCTCTTTAATAGCTAAGCTTGGCTTTAAATTAAAGGTATGGTTGTTATCACCCCGAGAAGAAAATTACACAGAAAAAAAGGGCTTATTTTAGCTTGCTTTATGTGTAAGACTTGCGAAATGATTGGATGCATTAGACGTAAAAGGTCTACAGCAGGGACCGAAATGGATAAACGACTAAACGTGTTTCGATCTGGTGCAACCAGAACTGGTTCAGTTGCTGGTTGGTGCTGCGTCGGAAGCACTTAGCTAGCAAAACATCTCATCTTCAACCCCAACACTCCGattaatctttatatatatatatataccttttgatttttcacatttttttctgGGACAGTGAGAACTGGTCGTGGGACACATTTTAAACGTTGCAAAGTAAAAACGTCACTTACTGACGgtgtaaattgggtgttgaatcATTGCAACATCTAGTGGAGTTGTTGCGCCGTATTTGCTCCATTAGTGATaggttattataaaataatgagttatgatatttaaatattttattaatatctcttttatttttcatattatatcacctattatatttatatttttctcttttttttcattctctagGTGTCAACAAACATTTTAAGTGCCCAAATATctttttcctaaaatactaaATCACCAAACCAGAAAGTCATTCAGATTTCATCATTAGTAGTTCTATTGTCAAATCCTTCACGTTCCTCGCtaattgattgataattgaaCATGCTAATTGGAATGTGAGATAAAAAGTGAAGGTGATGACAAccttttcaaatttatattatatatcaatagcaataaaaaataattttttttattacaaacttcggagaatatataaatgattatccccccccccccccccggtgCTGATTTGGTTACAAGTGAAATTTAACATGTGAAATCCGAACCACATATGTTTAGTGATTGTAACTTGATAGCTTCCACGTTACATCAGTTGCAATAATCTTTGCTTCATCATGACCTTACATCATAATTCTCATCAATTACCCACAAGTTCAACATCTTGCCAAAATTACTAGCATTGTATTGTCATCAATTCAGCAAACTTATGTTTGTTGCATGATTCAAAATTCTTGAAGGTTTTATAGTAGAGGCAGATCTTTTATGTAGTTGTTCAATAATTAGTAAAATGCTTTTCGAAATCTCTTGTTCGAGTCTAGAGAGTATGTAAGTTCTTCCGTTAAAGAATGAAGTTTGTGATAGAAATATAAGATCGTTAGTATGTCTTCATTCAATGGTTTTCAGTATAGTTGGTTGATGACATAAATATGTGATAAATATATAGAAATGcttaagaaaaaatatcaaatgattttaaatttgatgatgGTTTGTAAGGATGTTAAAGTGGCCAATGAAGTTAATTCACGGGTTGAAAAAGAGACAAATGACCTTATTAAAAAGCTTATTCAATTCCTCTTACATCAGTTAATTATGAGTGTATTGAATGAGGGAATGCATGCTGCGTGTTCAATTGAAGAGGGAATCGAAATGTGAGAGTATTTGAGAGAGTGTGGGTAGGTTGATTCGTGTAGCTGTACGTGTGCTAGTAAAATTGAGAAAAGAATAAagctgacttttttttttttttttttccggttTTAGTGTGTGTGTGCCAGTGGCACCACTTCATCCGTGTGTGAGAAGACATTGGTGTTCATGGGATTTGACTTGTCCTTTTTGCTTGTTGTCTCTGCTGCCCATTTAAAATAACAGaataatatttatgttaatatttaattatgtatccactccataaaaattataaaaattatataattttaaagtaacaacATAGGGACGGcttgaaaaaaaacaataaaaaaatcaagtttgtGTTCATGTACTTTGACGTGGGAGCTAGGCAAACCTAACTTCTATGGGGGCAAATCTCCCGTGCTAGGAGTAAAATAGGTAACAGCAAGGAACAAGCGAAAAGCATTTGTTTGCAATagccaagatttttttttttctgagtgTAAATCTCTATTTTTGcgtgtttttcctttttccttcttttttttaaatttggcaTTTTCTCAGATAATTGATCAGTGTTCACTCGAAGTAATCCGATTTTCAACTATTTGTATCCGGTAAAAATTTCCCATAAATTGAACCCAACAGTCCCAACTTGTGTGCAGCCTTATAACATACcatactattaattaaatattattaacataGCATGCACGTATATAATCATTAATATGGGCTCGTACGAAGAAATGGCTTAATTTGTTCtaacttaattaattgattattgttTATTGTATAAGTATTTATGTAATAAAGAAGTGTTTATCACGTAACCATAGTGGTGGGACAGTTCCAGTTTGTTTTTAGAGTAGAAGTATTGGCGATGTTGCATTGTTTCCATTGTATATGATATCGTGGAAGAAGAGGACCAAGTGTTTGCATGGTCTATATTGCTTCGTCTTGCCTGGGAGGGCTGAAGAACATAACTAGCTAGGGAGAGGGAGTGAGACACAACTTTGAAATCTATTGGAAACAATTGCTAGCAAGTTGgaagaaatttaataaaagaaaaacatcaaaattAAGGATATTAGTTTTACATACCAGTGCGTCTGCAATTTATCTATCCGGCCGCGCCCGCCAAGACTTTTTGTAATAACGGTtaagattatatttattttagtttaattaaaagttttgaatttgagttttaaagtattttaaatatatatatttatgttaaatatttagtgaatttttattattatttataataagttGATGTAATTCAAACGTGATTGTTTCACTAATAAGAGGGAGaagattaatatataatatgtgataaaaaatatagaaaaataaaagtaaaaaatgtgtGAGAGAGAATATTTTAATGGAGGAATGTGTCCAAAACTCCACATCACTCGAATGAAAAATACAttcaaaaaaatacattcaagGTTACATTACTTcattatgttttgttttagGAAACATATTATTctcatgatatttttataatgctatttaatttttatatctcAATTACATTAATTATCTTGTTACATGGCTTCTTTTCTTCTCATCTCGCTAATTTGTTGTATAttctattatataaaaaaatacaaatacaatttttctttctataaaatcacatgaacattttttatatacttcTGTGCATGTGCTTGTTGTTTCTCCGTTCAGGTACCCAATTAAACAGCGTAACGTTAAAGCAAGTTTTCAACCTTTTGACAAACATGCTTCATACAGtgcatttttttcctcttttgaaATCAGAAACAAACAATTTATCGATGTTAATTAACCTTGGTCTAGCAAAGAAAATCATCTAACcatttaattatacaaatttagTTAGTCCTATCGTTCCTTAATTTTTTGGTCATTAGCAGAATATTTCTATATAATTATAAGACTAATCTTTAGAATGagaatgataattaaataaattatatctacAATAATAACTTTAAGATTAAGACTCTCACTATTGTAAGTAAAGTTTACTCAAAGTTACAAATTACGTAATTTGCACGATACACTGTTTAGTTGCATTCATCGATCCAATTATTAATGTTCGAAAAGTGATTTTATTCATGTATTTAGGTCATGTTTGGGAAGCTATTCCAATTAGTTTTTCTAACTTttgtttctaattaaaaaaattgtttaactaTTTGGttgaactaatatttttaagatactaacttctaacttttattttttatctttaaaatatttattaaatttttattatctttttaaaatgaaatataatttcatttttttttactcattcaCATTATACTTCACGAAATTGTGTAAAtgttagatttattttatttattttattattttttgaataattttatattacctggtttattttaacaattattgattaacataataaaataaaatgtcaacTTAAGATATAATATACAATTAATAGTAAAATAcattatatgaaataaatgtaataatggaaactaaaaaagtaattaaaataatttatctataaataaaaaattataagagtttaaagttaattaaaaaaattaaaattataataccttaaaaaatatttttattcataaaataaaatttatatttatattaaatatcatataaatatgctcatttttatcattttatatttttttcttatttcaataaaataattttatcaaagtcGGCAAGAACAACTTTCAGTTATTACCTATCATAAGCTAGTTTTGTCGAATATATAGTattgttttagttattttgggTAAATTccatttcttaatttatatttattctagGTTAATAAACTAATATTACAAACGcatgttaaaagaaaaaaaaaaatagtacccTTATTTTGCTTTTCACGTCTCATTCTGTTTTAcctcttttcttttccattaagtatatatatacGTGAGCTCACCTTTATAATGCTGTAAACCACAAATTTATTCAATTCATTGGTATATTACTATacaataataatgatttttttaagggaTACAATAATAATGCTTGAAAAAGGAATATAGAATACAAAAAAGTACTCCATTTAGTAACTGTTTATTCCATCGTATTATTAACAAGAAGGACATATGTCATGTTATTGGTTGGTAGGAAgtttctttttaagtttttctaaaattttaattaagttaaaatattaaattttcatatttgatagtattaatttttgaaaagtaTTTTTGAATAGTTAACATTTTAAGAAGTGCTTCTTTATGTTTCTTAACAAAACACTTTTTTATATAGGATGAGATAGGAATCTAAGATTCTAGAAAAGGTATTAAAGTTTTAATtaaccatatattttttataatatatttttaaaaaatatatatataactcatttatcatattctcaACAACTATGATAATTAGAAAACATGATTACAAGAAACATAATTACTTTATAATTAAGGaagggaaaataatttatatattaaatattaaataatttatatatcctCCTTGAATTACATAGGAATatctgttattaattttttttaacttttatactaatcattttaaaagtcataagtgtaaaaatacttatattgttagtttataacaattaaaataaattttaatgaatatatGATAACCGACATTAGTTCAATCATATATCATATGATAACGGAAGAGATTAATCTTTCAATCTTATAATAGTTTATTCAAGAACATTTTTATCTCTAATCATATacataaaatgaaaaacattttcaCCTCTAAAACAGTCATAACTATGTTCCACTCTATGCTTCGATGCTGACTAGAGAATCAGTATGTTGATTGCCATTGTCGATCTGCTACCGGTGCTTCCTTCTTCATCTTCAACAATTGACGAGGAGGGAGATGCATGGTAATTGGTAAACGAGTTGTGTGAATAATAGGtagaaaaaagagataaagaaagTCTTGACCGATCAAAATCATATTTgtttatgaaataaatcatattgcCAAGAAAATATCATTTAAGATCTCAAATGGATATTTGTCATCATTTTCAGCAATGGATAATTTCATAGCAAtaccatgataaaaaaataaagaattaaaaaaattcctgaTACCAAAATGTGCCATGGCCTCTAAAAATTCAGAGTGAGATCCATACAATTAAATAGTTCACAACACAACATTTTCCATTAACGAACACACGTGGTGATGACAGCGTGGTTGAGGTGGATATTACAACTAAACAAAGACGTTCCAAAAAGCCGCTCGCTTCAACTCAGAAGGCTTGGGCTTCACCACCAACATGTGCACTCTTTGTTGGGCCGAACTTCAAAACTTGCCCTCATGCAATGCCCAAAGTACTTCCTCTCACTCTTGCTCGCATGCCCGCCATCTATTTGATAATTTGACTTACCAACACTAACAATGACAACAATGCATTGTAACTCTTAAGCTTTATTTATCGAGTATAGTGTGCTTAAGAAATATTACCACATCACCATCCGGTGAgaaaatttttatcatttctatTCTACTCAAAACTTGGATGGTTTAAAGTGACGAAAATCAAAATTGATGATAAAGATTTTTCAAGGTATAAAAAACAAACACTAGGGATTACTCTCTTTTTAAAAGggtaaaataacttatttaatttcAGAGTCATGCAGAAGGAATACTCCTCACTTCTATCATTTACGGTGACTGACATCAATAGCACAGTCACCAAATTAAAGGCATTAGGAGCTCAACTAGATAGTCCTATAAAATATGAGATCCATGGAAAGGTAacaattcatttaattaaacaTTCAAAACTACTTGTTATCAAAGCTTTTGATACCAAATGGATAAGGTCCCTTTGTGATCAGGTTGCAGCTGTGCGGTGTATTGATGGGCATATCTTGGGCCTCTATAAACCAGCATAAAAAAGGAACTGCAGTAACAGGTTCTTTTGCAATTATAATGACTTTAGGCTGCTTTAGAATCATGGTGACTTTTGAGGGGCGATAGAGAAAACATGTGAAACATCTCCTTTTTTTGGATTCCCTTCAATAATTGATAGTGTCTGTTTGTCCAGATCGATAAGGGCAGTACAAAGGGTGTGAAGTAATGGACCTGAGAataggagaaagaaaaagtgaTAATCAAGAGTATATCTACAAGAAGGGATCCAGATGTGAGATGTCTTCAATTTACCAGTCATGTAGATAGGGTATTTTTTGTCATCCATATCTCCTAGAAGTGACAGGAAATCcccttttgattcttttgtcaAGACAGCTGCCCTTTTATGTCTGCTGATTGAATTCTCATCTTGTACCTTTGAATTAAATCCAAATGATGCTTTAGTCATAGATACACATGTTTCACAGAtagaattttttatgatatcttGGCATGCAATTTGCTCAATAGTTCAAATATTTGATTGGTGAAGTGAATTGAGACATTTCCAAGTAGTAAAACATGCCCATGTGATTTGGTATGGGGTGGTCTGAATCAAACAAATGGAAAACAGGATTTTGT belongs to Glycine soja cultivar W05 chromosome 5, ASM419377v2, whole genome shotgun sequence and includes:
- the LOC114413428 gene encoding disease resistance response protein 206-like, with protein sequence MELTTRLVSVILFLLVIRVGCSASPHHWRKKRVGEPCKKLVFYFHDIIYNGHNGKNATSAIVGTPAWGNRTILAGHNHFGDVVVFDDPITLDNNLHSPPVGRAQGFYIYDKKDIFTAWLGFSFVFNSTQLRGTINFAGADPLMNKTRDISVIGGTGDFFMTRGVATLSTDAFEGEVYFRLRADINLFECW